In the Halococcus sediminicola genome, AGTATTCTTCGCTTGGGTTCAGATCTGCCGATCCAGTCAGGATTCTCAGCTATACGTAGAGAGAGGATGCCTCCCGTACTAAATAGAACGAAATCGACTATGCAGAAATCTCTCTTGTCGCGCTCCCAGTGGCGGTGTTTCGCGATGGCATCGCTGAAGTCGTCCACGAACGCGCCAAATCGTTGCTATCGTGACTCGCCACAATACCATTCTCTGATACGATGTCCTCATCAATCCGAGACATCGACGTCCGACAGTCCCACCTCGTCAAACATCTCGATACCGTCGCCAAGCGCGGCGATTGACTTCTTGTGTTTGAACGCTTCCATTACGAAGTGTTCGGCATTGCTCTGCTCTTTCAGGGTATCGACGCTCTTGTTGACAATAAAATGTCATTAGTATTACTGCATGGATACCTCCTTGATTGCGTGTTCAGGCATCATCTTTACACGAAACAAGAGACACAATACTGTGTATGGCTCAACCAGAACTGTACGCGCTGAACGCCGCAGATTGGGACTACGAGTACAGTGCGATGATGCGCAATCAAAAGCCGGGTGAGACGTATCCTTCACTCACCCCGTTCTACGTGATTGACCATCCTGAAGGGACGGTATTGATCGATACCGGCACTAGCTACGAAATGCTCGAAAACCCAGAGGAGTACGGTCCGTATGGAGCGGGTTATATCGACGAATTCGCCGCTGACGAAATCGAAATGAGTGAAGATCAAAAGGCGGTCAATCAGGTTGCCGACCTTGGCTACGACCCTGCTGACATCGATTACGTAGTGATGACGCATCTCCATCTCGACCACACGGGTGACATCCGCGAATTCCCCGACTCTGAGTTCATCGTCCAGCAGGACGAACTCGAATACGCATGGTGGCCTGCTGACCCTATTCAACAGAATCTTTACGTCGAAGGCGATTTCGGCGTGTTCCACTCCCCGGAATACAGCGTGACTGCGATCAGCGGAAACTACGACGTCTTCGGTGACGGCACAATCGAGTGTATCCCGACGCCGGGTCACTCTCCGGGCCATCAAGCAGTGAAAGTCGAATTAGAGGATACAGGCACAG is a window encoding:
- a CDS encoding N-acyl homoserine lactonase family protein, which encodes MAQPELYALNAADWDYEYSAMMRNQKPGETYPSLTPFYVIDHPEGTVLIDTGTSYEMLENPEEYGPYGAGYIDEFAADEIEMSEDQKAVNQVADLGYDPADIDYVVMTHLHLDHTGDIREFPDSEFIVQQDELEYAWWPADPIQQNLYVEGDFGVFHSPEYSVTAISGNYDVFGDGTIECIPTPGHSPGHQAVKVELEDTGTVILAADLAFTQEAYEKELQPAFAWDTEHAIRSNRKIRNLERKEDADVYLAHDREHFEEFPDSPESLV